From a region of the Daphnia pulicaria isolate SC F1-1A chromosome 1, SC_F0-13Bv2, whole genome shotgun sequence genome:
- the LOC124325611 gene encoding uncharacterized protein LOC124325611, whose amino-acid sequence MTWPTNDDDSSLEDSPPAQSQLLTDEKEELSLELEQFDDEPEMCIPLRMILIPTEEELNSSQITPSSSFRNFTLHANNQDLRHLDDMEQPTPFKSDFDADESRAQLDENQEQLPTGFDTEKQSNDPEWTADEDFNYSFDMPQSLPSPPNSPEFQRKRLQPLNRSDKNPPSAKLW is encoded by the coding sequence ATGACTTGGCCAACCAATGATGACGACTCCTCGTTGGAGGACTCGCCGCCTGCACAAAGTCAGCTATTAACAGATGAGAAGGAAGAACTGTCGTTGGAGCTGGAACAATTCGATGATGAGCCAGAAATGTGCATTCCTCTCAGAATGATCCTTATTCCAACGGAAGAAGAACTCAATTCGTCGCAAATTACTCCGTCTTCGTCGTTCAGAAATTTTACCTTGCACGCAAATAATCAAGATCTGAGACACTTGGACGACATGGAACAGCCAACACCATTCAAATCCGATTTCGACGCCGATGAAAGTCGGGCTCAACTAGACGAAAACCAGGAACAACTTCCCACGGGGTTTGACACAGAGAAGCAATCCAATGATCCCGAGTGGACTGCAGATGAAGATTTCAATTATTCGTTTGACATGCCACAGTCACTTCCTTCTCCTCCTAATTCACCAGAATTTCAAAGGAAACGATTACAGCCGCTCAACCGTTCAGATAAGAATCCACCATCGGCGAAGCTGTggtga
- the LOC124320732 gene encoding uncharacterized protein LOC124320732, which produces MEDSRDSSSPKKSPTKPRSPVKKAKRVRKAVIERAPITTPATLRKTKCENITNVWTEENLSKIIDYVRKNGFHGEYEEVRKMFPINAISEVGLQKIFMNMSTWAEPVKEDPDESVEIKRSDLTPSPIEEWISAVRESVEVQRFGFNPSVMLKWIALFEEHPEPSSCCDVDYKAIYLYLSSLSEGNIPPQLNPQSALKLMEMSDELVRVIRASACESQELVRKTAKLAIVVQPIQRDEKNQLLRDRRRTEWTEEEMELRTLVQSEDLDVVKKVYCDKTGVNPFSFPPEV; this is translated from the exons atggaaGATTCCCGGGATAGCTCGTCGCCTAAGAAGAGCCCAACTAAACCGAGGAGTCCTGTCAAAAAGGCGAAACGCGTAAGGAAAGCTGTAATTGAAAGAGCTCCAATCACGACACCAGCCACATTAAGGAAAACGAAATGCGAAAACATTACCAACGTTTGGACTGAAGAGAATTTGAGCAAAATCATTGATTACGTGAGAAAGAATGGATTTCATGGAGAGTATGAGGAAGTACGGAAAATGTTCCCTATCAATGCGATTTCAGAAGTTGGCCTGCAGAAAATTTTCATGAATATGAGCACATGGGCTGAACCTGTAAAAGAGGATCCCGATGAAAG TGTTGAGATAAAGCGCAGCGACCTTACACCTTCTCCCATTGAGGAATGGATCTCTGCTGTAAGGGAATCTGTTGAAGTCCAACGATTTGGGTTCAACCCCTCTGTGATGCTCAAGTGGATTGCCCTGTTTGAGGAGCACCCCGAACCAAGCTCCTGTTGTGATGTGGACTACAAAGCCATTTACTTGTACCTGTCGTCACTCTCAGAG GGCAACATTCCTCCGCAACTGAACCCGCAAAGTGCTTTGAAACTGATGGAAATGTCCGACGAACTAGTCCGGGTCATCAGGGCCTCGGCGTGTGAATCTCAAGAACTGGTGCGTAAGACGGCGAAACTGGCCATAGTCGTCCAGCCAATCCAGCGGGATGAAAAGAACCAACTACTCAGAGACAGG CGACGCACAGAGTGGACCGAAGAAGAGATGGAGCTCAGAACTCTAGTCCAATCAGAGGATCTCGATGTAGTCAAGAAAGTTTACTGCGATAAAACCGGCGTAAATCCTTTCTCGTTCCCTCCCGAAGTCTAA